A window of the Desulfotignum phosphitoxidans DSM 13687 genome harbors these coding sequences:
- a CDS encoding methyltransferase domain-containing protein, translated as MQDEPSISFPSPPEKISYTAEKRKIPRTVCRLTDISSKNINIPIVSIKNISPEGCLLSFRGDLCLKDKIDLEFWLPDDSRKIETTGIISYVIKNCFKGINSAGVLFADINEIDQKRIYNFIVSTASSSALKNMQETISKEKIADKYKISAPGKINTFFNHVMKERIPLTVLFENSQNVFELIINKINIQDQVFITENQTDIITLELSENHPSYFSFYFDGGSYYFKTKCIGYDNDSVIFAFPPILYQLEKRACNREMSVDYIQISIHLDGIPDRQFQGRLIDISRRGFLCEFSLDQWIENSIKSGQAINYTLNKNYGLGSFGEIRHVIKKQGFNGSNVLQIGVEAGIKRSDFIFKKFCDSEWKKKKLYQKILPSFVRQMPRSRVVTYNNSSGKKITALLNYTRKNTLAPVVILPPAFGKKKETLSPLVSTLITNYRHVNEDIITIRYDGINRPGESYNKEMFPKRGYEMLHYQITQGLDDLRSTLRYVYNNPLFKPSMVILVAFSMSALDARKIMIDPNNEKIDYLINVMGATCGQSSFGNVMGGMDIIGNARIGIQSGLAGVLGHLLDVDNIARDLIDNKYAYITDARLDMSKISTPVTWIYGKYDRWIPENEIIDMMSIKSDGMREVIEIPAGHNLRSSDDAIKTFKLITQLIYRMQFKKDFNPIAPDRKNMVALITYERERLENTEKFRPDDYWKQYLMGQGNSVGYDFYKNIKVFREFLTLQSELIGLENGEVFADIGCGTGIFIENMLLDLAERKKNINDTHLVLVDLVREALDKSKAKCEKIFKSYKSLVPEKIELIQMDLDPNRLIPVKKFVKEDSLDFNFLRNRIDGLMNITIDQLLQNNSPRLYAIMKGAVLTPDDSAYLKDIFSIDAYETILEFNRAARFINKDLFAHDMINEKYVHQNLIRDEDYIHIRTSDLIFKRLDFSKNGLEMNLNFKANYFNKIVASLFISYLYNPDDIIYDFYRMLKPGGRLLVSSMKPDSDISLIFTDYINKVQKFDLADTEIKDQEMNLTAARAMLNEAASLFELEEDGYFRFYSDKELVAMLENAGFKDITVTSSLGKPEQVVILTGEKPYS; from the coding sequence ATGCAGGATGAACCATCCATCTCATTTCCATCGCCCCCTGAAAAAATTTCATATACAGCTGAAAAACGAAAAATTCCCCGCACCGTGTGCCGTCTGACTGATATTTCCAGCAAGAATATCAATATCCCTATCGTTTCCATAAAAAACATTTCTCCCGAAGGATGCCTTTTGAGCTTCAGGGGAGATCTTTGCTTAAAAGACAAGATTGACCTTGAGTTTTGGCTGCCGGATGACTCAAGAAAAATCGAAACCACGGGTATTATATCTTATGTCATCAAAAATTGTTTTAAGGGGATAAATAGCGCCGGGGTCCTGTTTGCGGATATTAATGAAATTGACCAGAAAAGAATATATAATTTTATTGTCAGCACGGCTTCTAGTTCTGCATTAAAAAACATGCAGGAAACCATTTCAAAAGAAAAAATCGCAGATAAATATAAAATTTCTGCGCCAGGCAAAATAAATACATTTTTCAACCATGTAATGAAAGAAAGAATCCCTTTAACCGTTTTATTTGAGAATAGTCAGAACGTATTTGAATTAATTATCAACAAGATAAATATTCAGGATCAGGTATTTATAACCGAAAATCAGACGGACATAATTACCCTGGAACTGAGTGAAAATCATCCCTCCTATTTCTCTTTTTATTTCGATGGCGGCAGCTATTATTTTAAAACAAAATGTATCGGGTATGATAATGACAGCGTAATTTTTGCTTTTCCGCCTATTTTGTATCAGTTGGAAAAAAGAGCCTGTAACAGGGAAATGTCCGTCGATTATATTCAAATTTCCATTCACTTGGATGGAATACCAGACAGACAATTTCAGGGAAGACTGATTGATATCAGCCGCCGTGGGTTTTTGTGCGAATTTTCACTGGATCAATGGATTGAAAATTCGATCAAGTCAGGCCAAGCGATCAATTATACGTTAAATAAAAATTATGGGCTGGGATCATTTGGCGAGATACGTCATGTAATAAAAAAACAAGGATTCAATGGCAGCAATGTGCTTCAAATCGGTGTAGAAGCCGGGATCAAGCGGTCTGATTTTATATTTAAAAAATTTTGTGATTCAGAATGGAAGAAAAAAAAGCTATATCAGAAAATTCTTCCATCCTTTGTGAGGCAAATGCCCAGATCCAGGGTTGTCACATATAACAACAGCTCAGGCAAAAAAATTACCGCACTCCTTAATTATACCCGCAAAAACACCTTGGCACCGGTTGTCATTCTCCCGCCTGCGTTTGGCAAGAAAAAAGAAACATTATCCCCCCTTGTATCGACTTTGATCACAAATTATCGTCATGTAAATGAAGATATCATAACGATCCGGTATGATGGCATTAACAGACCCGGGGAAAGTTATAATAAGGAAATGTTTCCAAAACGCGGCTATGAAATGCTTCACTACCAGATCACTCAGGGGCTGGATGATTTAAGATCAACCCTGCGGTACGTGTATAACAATCCTTTATTTAAGCCGAGCATGGTGATTCTGGTTGCATTCAGCATGTCAGCGCTGGACGCCCGAAAGATAATGATTGATCCGAACAATGAAAAAATTGATTACCTGATCAATGTGATGGGCGCCACATGTGGTCAGAGCTCGTTTGGCAATGTTATGGGCGGGATGGATATCATCGGAAATGCAAGAATCGGTATTCAAAGCGGATTGGCAGGGGTGTTGGGCCATCTTCTGGATGTGGATAATATTGCCCGGGATCTTATCGATAATAAATATGCATACATCACAGACGCCAGGCTGGATATGTCAAAGATTTCAACTCCTGTAACCTGGATATATGGAAAATATGACCGATGGATCCCTGAAAATGAAATCATTGATATGATGAGCATCAAATCCGATGGTATGCGGGAAGTCATTGAAATACCAGCCGGGCACAACCTTCGTTCAAGTGACGATGCCATAAAGACATTTAAACTGATCACTCAGTTAATTTACCGGATGCAATTCAAGAAAGATTTCAATCCGATTGCCCCGGATAGAAAAAATATGGTGGCACTGATCACCTATGAACGGGAACGACTTGAAAATACCGAAAAATTCAGGCCGGATGATTACTGGAAACAATATCTGATGGGTCAAGGCAACAGTGTCGGATATGATTTTTATAAAAATATCAAGGTGTTCAGAGAATTTTTAACCCTTCAAAGCGAACTGATCGGACTGGAAAATGGAGAGGTCTTTGCGGATATAGGATGCGGAACCGGCATCTTTATTGAAAATATGCTCCTGGATCTTGCAGAGCGGAAAAAAAATATCAATGACACCCATCTGGTGCTGGTTGACCTTGTCCGGGAAGCATTGGACAAATCAAAAGCCAAATGTGAAAAGATTTTTAAATCATATAAATCACTTGTTCCTGAAAAAATTGAATTGATTCAGATGGACCTTGACCCAAACAGACTGATTCCCGTTAAAAAATTTGTCAAAGAGGACTCCCTTGATTTTAATTTTTTACGAAATCGAATTGATGGGTTGATGAATATTACCATTGATCAATTATTGCAGAACAATTCACCAAGGCTGTATGCCATCATGAAAGGGGCGGTTCTTACCCCTGATGACAGCGCGTATTTAAAAGACATTTTCAGTATTGACGCGTATGAAACGATTTTAGAATTTAACCGTGCTGCCAGATTCATCAATAAAGATTTATTTGCTCACGATATGATCAATGAAAAATATGTTCATCAAAATTTGATTAGAGATGAAGATTACATCCATATCCGAACTTCTGATTTGATTTTCAAGCGGCTGGATTTCAGCAAAAATGGTCTGGAAATGAATTTGAATTTCAAGGCCAATTATTTTAATAAAATTGTGGCAAGCCTTTTTATTTCCTATCTTTATAACCCGGATGACATTATTTATGATTTTTATAGAATGCTGAAACCTGGAGGCCGGCTGCTGGTTTCGTCCATGAAACCGGACAGTGATATATCCCTGATTTTTACAGACTATATTAATAAAGTTCAGAAATTTGACCTGGCTGATACAGAAATTAAAGACCAGGAAATGAATCTGACAGCCGCCAGAGCGATGTTAAACGAAGCTGCGAGTCTTTTTGAACTGGAAGAAGATGGATACTTTAGATTCTATTCAGACAAAGAGCTTGTCGCCATGCTTGAAAATGCCGGTTTTAAAGACATCACGGTGACATCATCTTTAGGCAAGCCTGAGCAGGTTGTCATCCTTACGGGAGAAAAACCTTATTCATGA
- a CDS encoding class I adenylate-forming enzyme family protein: MKITDIVFQSLNTWGDHPAYIELLSDNSAVYTSAEKLMEQINDMGKFLKKSGIQNNYLVAFFLRNSVDFVSVFLSLMDIGAKPVPVNLAYRKIELDEIFSNADPHAVIAEQEFLPLIAPYLKNKIVILRSNGKFKLHQASKNQSDPADIEERIASINYTYRGYGYPLGAMVPHAQYLMGAEVLVKGLKPVPGENMLVILPFYYIFPLIGCLFVPLLYQMTSVLSQTVNPLKLFDYIRKYRINSITAVPEIYELLFNCREESVDLSSLNVFVSGGSRLTKENYQKIIQAFDIELLHGYGLTEFTPVSRNIRKQAKAGTIGPFCDGIQYQISCSDHNGYGEIVIKNSNMTNSYYKRTKETQDAFKGGWFKTGDIGKMENDHLIFLKEKKNTRKLKGNMIDLQEVRKAILMYPGIKDAMIDFADNTLSAGIMMDTEKDMKDEYIKIKQFLSETIAAYKIPKLMNQI, translated from the coding sequence ATGAAGATTACAGATATTGTATTTCAATCTTTGAATACCTGGGGAGATCATCCAGCCTATATTGAACTGTTGTCTGACAACTCAGCTGTTTATACGTCAGCTGAGAAATTAATGGAACAAATAAATGATATGGGAAAATTTTTAAAAAAATCAGGCATACAAAACAATTATCTGGTCGCTTTTTTTTTGAGAAATTCTGTGGACTTTGTTTCTGTTTTTTTGTCTTTAATGGATATCGGGGCAAAGCCGGTCCCTGTTAATCTGGCTTATAGAAAAATTGAGCTTGATGAAATATTTTCAAATGCAGACCCCCATGCCGTTATCGCGGAACAGGAATTTTTGCCGTTGATAGCGCCATATCTGAAAAACAAAATCGTTATTTTAAGATCAAACGGAAAATTCAAGCTGCACCAGGCTTCCAAAAATCAATCCGATCCTGCAGATATAGAGGAACGTATTGCTTCAATAAATTACACATACAGGGGATATGGCTACCCCCTTGGCGCCATGGTTCCCCATGCGCAATACCTTATGGGAGCTGAAGTACTGGTCAAAGGATTAAAACCTGTACCGGGAGAGAATATGCTGGTAATCCTGCCATTTTATTATATCTTCCCTTTAATCGGCTGTCTTTTTGTTCCATTGTTGTACCAGATGACTTCTGTGCTTTCACAAACGGTTAATCCATTAAAACTGTTTGATTATATTCGAAAATACAGAATAAATTCAATAACTGCCGTCCCTGAAATTTATGAGCTTCTTTTTAATTGTAGAGAAGAATCGGTTGATCTGTCTTCATTAAACGTATTTGTTTCAGGGGGAAGCAGACTTACAAAAGAGAATTATCAAAAAATTATCCAAGCCTTTGATATTGAATTGCTGCACGGATATGGGCTTACTGAATTCACGCCGGTCAGCAGGAATATCAGAAAACAGGCAAAAGCCGGAACAATCGGCCCTTTTTGTGACGGCATTCAATATCAGATATCTTGTTCCGATCATAACGGCTATGGAGAAATAGTAATAAAAAATTCAAATATGACAAATTCATATTACAAACGAACCAAAGAAACACAAGACGCGTTTAAAGGTGGCTGGTTTAAAACCGGTGATATCGGCAAGATGGAAAATGATCATCTGATTTTTCTAAAAGAGAAAAAAAATACCCGGAAATTAAAAGGGAATATGATTGATTTGCAGGAAGTGAGAAAAGCGATCCTTATGTATCCAGGGATAAAGGACGCTATGATTGATTTCGCGGATAACACGCTTTCTGCTGGAATCATGATGGATACAGAAAAAGATATGAAAGATGAATATATCAAGATCAAACAATTTTTAAGTGAGACGATTGCGGCGTATAAGATTCCCAAATTGATGAATCAGATATAG
- a CDS encoding acyl carrier protein, with protein sequence MLQKRNYNVNVTLIDTLSEITRIGSSGITYDTLIFEELGLDSLMAIEILAKIEKRFDIIIEESLLANINTVGDFIQAIEEKINMGN encoded by the coding sequence ATGCTTCAGAAAAGAAACTACAATGTTAATGTGACCTTGATTGACACCCTGTCTGAAATCACAAGAATTGGTTCTTCCGGTATAACTTATGACACATTGATATTTGAAGAGCTGGGACTTGATTCGTTAATGGCAATAGAAATATTGGCAAAGATTGAGAAGCGGTTTGATATAATTATTGAAGAATCGCTCCTGGCCAATATCAATACTGTTGGTGATTTTATCCAGGCAATTGAAGAAAAGATCAACATGGGAAATTAA
- a CDS encoding B12-binding domain-containing radical SAM protein — MSIRKLNHICLIGTKRYTWAINPKIKKSLDENNKFIKAYNTSSLSLITIAALTPPDIDISYIDEDFEEIDFDIQYDMVGISAMTQQVIRSYEIAKEFRKRGTYVVMGGIHASFLPNEALEWVDTVIMGEGEDLWPQFLEDFKNNKEKKIYKQPEGTFVDLTKSPTPRYDLLTRKDYFKNNKIFYNMIPIQVSRGCPHNCEFCLVTKCYGSKFRKKTIEQIIREIKKIKEYFPGKVILFADDNLFIDKKFSKKLLKTIKDLNIRWWAQTDISIGEDEELLSLIYESGGLLLLIGFESIDPENLKLININSWKYKQLSNYSKNIERIQKHGIIVFGSFIFGLDNDDKNVFKNVVGFMDENNITGQLTIATPLPGSRLLERLKREDRLLENEPFWDKCTFFDVLYKPKKMTVEELEDGFIGAYKQVFNEKVQAKRVQYLKEIYKKII, encoded by the coding sequence ATGTCTATTAGAAAATTAAATCATATTTGTTTGATCGGGACTAAACGTTATACTTGGGCTATAAACCCAAAGATAAAAAAGTCATTAGATGAAAACAATAAATTTATAAAAGCATACAACACTTCCAGCTTGAGTTTAATAACAATAGCAGCTCTTACCCCGCCAGATATCGACATTTCGTATATTGATGAAGATTTTGAAGAAATTGATTTTGATATTCAATATGATATGGTCGGTATTTCTGCAATGACCCAACAGGTCATTCGCAGTTATGAAATTGCAAAAGAATTTAGAAAAAGAGGCACGTATGTTGTAATGGGAGGCATTCATGCTTCATTTTTGCCGAATGAGGCATTAGAATGGGTGGATACTGTTATTATGGGTGAAGGTGAAGATCTCTGGCCGCAATTCTTGGAAGATTTTAAAAACAACAAAGAAAAAAAGATCTATAAACAGCCAGAAGGCACTTTTGTTGATTTAACAAAATCTCCCACTCCCCGATATGACCTTTTAACAAGAAAAGATTATTTTAAAAATAACAAAATTTTTTATAACATGATACCGATACAGGTGAGCAGAGGATGTCCACATAATTGTGAATTCTGTTTGGTTACAAAATGTTATGGAAGCAAATTTAGAAAAAAAACGATTGAGCAAATAATTCGTGAAATTAAAAAAATAAAAGAATACTTTCCAGGTAAAGTTATATTGTTCGCAGATGACAACTTATTTATTGATAAAAAATTTTCCAAAAAATTATTGAAAACAATCAAAGACCTTAACATTCGTTGGTGGGCACAGACAGATATTTCTATTGGTGAAGATGAAGAATTATTGTCATTAATATATGAAAGTGGTGGGTTATTATTATTAATCGGTTTTGAAAGTATTGATCCTGAAAATCTAAAATTAATAAATATTAATTCTTGGAAATATAAACAATTATCAAACTATAGTAAAAATATTGAAAGAATACAAAAACATGGAATTATTGTTTTTGGCTCGTTTATTTTTGGCTTGGACAATGATGATAAAAATGTGTTTAAGAATGTCGTTGGATTTATGGATGAAAACAATATAACAGGTCAGTTGACAATTGCGACGCCATTACCTGGTTCCCGATTGTTAGAACGCTTAAAACGAGAAGACCGTTTATTAGAAAATGAGCCTTTTTGGGATAAGTGTACGTTTTTTGACGTACTATACAAACCCAAAAAAATGACTGTTGAAGAATTAGAAGATGGGTTTATTGGTGCTTACAAACAAGTGTTCAATGAAAAAGTACAGGCAAAGAGAGTTCAATACTTAAAGGAAATTTACAAGAAAATAATTTAG